The genome window TCGGCGATGTGCTCGCGCCAGGTCTGCCACTCGCGCAGGTTGGCCTGGTAGGTGGTCTTGTGCTCAGCCAGGTTATCGGCAATCGCCTTCAGCTTGGCTTCTTCGTATTGTTCGGCCTTTTCGGCGGGTCGGGTAAACAGGGAGCGAAACAAGTAGCCGGCCAGGGCCGACACCAAGGCCGCAATGCCGGTTTGCACCAGGGCGGCCGCGCCCCCGCCCGAATCGGACGCAATGGCGATGTTGGCCGGCTTGTCGACGTGTTGCAGCAGCAGAAAAAAAAGTGTCATTCGTTCAGTACAGTTACGGAGGTAGTGGTTAATTGGTAAGGGGGTTTTCGATCTTGGCGATCGAGACCAGGTAGGTCAGTAGTTCTCGGATCGCCTGCGAGGAAGCCCCCACAATGAAGGCCGCTACGGGGATTAGCCAGTCCATTTTCTGACTCGACAAATGGTTGCTGAAGGCCGAGATGCCGGCTCCGGAGATAGAAGTGGTTGACAGCCGGTCGAGTACGCGGTTGATCGCGTTCATCGTCGCGATCGTCCGGCGGTCGAACTGGAGTAATTTGGGGGTTGTGTCCATGGTTACGTTACGGTATTTTATTTACGGTTTTACAAAAGCGTATCTTTGGGGCACCATGAGTAAAAAGTCATTTCCCTTTCCCGGTCCCTGGACACTGGTGGCGTTGGTCAGCGGCTATCTGTTTTATTTGGCCGTGAAGTGGCTTATCGGGCTGTTTTAGCTGCTAGACTTTCTAGTCGATGTAGGCGATCCAGCAGATATTGAGATTGGTCAGCACGGATATACCGTTGATCTTGATATAAATATTGGTGCTGTCTGCCGTCCAGCTGGTGCCAAGCGACAAGGGCGTATTATACTGAAACGAGTACTGGACATTGACGGGCGTTGCGCTTAGCCCGTGCGGAATCGTGAAGCTCTGCGTACCGATCGCCAGCGTCAGCACGGTAAACACCCCTCTGGCCTGAGTGAGCGGCTCGGACTTTACCCACCGGCCCACCGGCCAGCTGCCGATCACTTTCTTGCCGTCGTCAGTCCCTGTCGACAAATCATCCCAGAAAAACAGGCCACCCATTTTATCATTCATGACAACCCCATACCGGACGATGGCAAAGCTGGAGGAGGTTCCTTTTTGCGCCCGGAGCGCGGTTAAGTTTTCAAAGCGCATCAGCGTAGCTCGATTGAATAGATGAGGTTATTACTGCCCGGTACCGGTGCGGTCGTGTAGTAGATCGTTACGTTGGTAGCGTCCACAGTATAGTAGCGGATATTGGCCGCGTCGTTGCTGTTGGGATGGACGGCCACAAAGCTTGGCGTAAAACCCAGGCTGTGGGCGACGGTAAAGGTGGTTTGATTGCCCGTACCGGACAGCGACGCACTCAGCGGATAGGTACCAAACGGTTTACCATTGACGGTTACATTGTTGCCCGTGATCGACAGGCCCGGTATGCCCAGGTTCGCTTTGGCCGTGGCCACGTTTCCCAGATCGGACAGGTTGGCGCTTTTGGCCATGCCCCCGATTTGATCGAGCGTCGGCATCGGACCGGGGGTGATTTGGGCGAAACTGGCAGTAGAGACTAGCAGAAACAAAATCGCTTTCATGGTCTCGCTAGTTTGGTGTAACCGCCAGCCCTACTACGCCTGTCGCTTGGCTGGTTGCAGAGGTGATAACAAACTCATAGATCTGGCCAGCACCCACAGTGCTTGGATTGCCAGTAGTCAGCGTGGCACTTCCCTGATTTGCCGGTATAGTGATTGTCCCTATCAGCGTGTTAGTGGGGTAGGTCTTGTTGTATACATCGACCGTTACGGATTGTGCGATTGGCTCTGTAAGGAAAATGCTTAGTGTTGCTCCGTCCGCCATTGTTAAAGGGCAGTGGACAAATCCACGATTGTTCTGCGCATGTGGTATAACTGATCGTAACGTGAACACAGCTTCATAGGCGCGGGGCGAGGGCTTATCGTCGGCAAAGAATAAAGCAGCTGGCTTGCCTACGTAGCTGCTGTAATCGGTACTACCCATCCCCGTAGTGCGAACATAGCGAGCGCTAGTCGTACTGCTGCGCGTGGGGTTTCCGGTGCTTAGGCTCACTATGGCGGAGGTTGTGCCACCGACCGCGAGTTGACCCGCCTTGAACCCGCCTAGGTACTTGGTCGATAGTCGGGGTGAGTCGCTACTGAACACAAAGTCGATATAGCCCACTCCACCCCCGGCGATGGTGCCTACGTAGTACTCTTTGCTATTTTTTACTTGCGTATCGACATAACTATCATTTGCAATGAAGCTAAACGTATTGTCCTGATAGATTTCGATTGTGTTGCCGCCCGTAGCCTGCATTGCCCCCGTGGGACTCACGCCTGTCAGCCGGGTATTTGCTCCCGACACACTTGCTGCATAGTTAGAAAAATACTGCGCTGCTTTCGAATTAATGACAACATAAATCGCCTTTTGTCCCGTTGCGGCAGTGAACGCTGTTAGGCTCATTCCCAAATCCACATAATTGCTGCCAATGCCAACCAGTTTGAGGTCTGCTACCTTTTTGTAGCGAACATCGCCCCGGAAATAGCCAGGGTAATAATCCCACACATTGCCACCCAGGTTAGTTACTTTGAGTTCAGCATCGTACTTTTTTGCCTGGTTAATCAGCGTAGACGGTGGGACCAGAAATTCAGCAAAGGCACTCGCTCTGGCACTGTATCCCGCGCCGGACGGGTGAACCAGATCGCCCAGCAAGGGAAGTTGTGTACCTGCCGTTAATGTTGTGGTGGACTGGCCAAATACCCTATCCCAGGTATCGAATAGGCGAACCCCAGAAAAGTCGTTACGTACAGCGAGATACCCATTCCGTAGGCCCTGATTCCATTTTTCGACAAGTGCCTGATCCGTTGGTAAATCCTGCCCAAAGTTGGGATACGCTGTTGAACTTGGAAATCCCTGCCCAGCCGTGAAGGGTCGCGCCGTCATCGGGTTAGGCGTGCGCAAGATGATCTTGTCTTTTGGATAGGCTTTCTGAATGCGCGTGATGGCGGTACGTAGGCGTTGTGCGATGTAATCGCTTATCTGGGCCTGCGTCAGGTTACCCGTAGCGGCATACAGAATTAGGTCGTTGATGCCGTAACAAACCACCCAGCATACCTTATCGGCTTTACCAGCCCGCCAGTTGAGTTGCGTAGCGAGTGAGGTGGCCCCGCTTGGTTTGTGCCCGTAGTAATCCCACTGATTGATACCCGCATTCGTGGTCACAATGGTAGGGGGCGTAGCTGCGGCCCCGGTTAGCCAGTCGTCCAGGCGGTGTCCGGAAGCCCCAAAACTGACCGTCCCGACGACACGCTCCAAAACTTCGCCCGGCTTGCGCAGTTCGGTAAGCCGATCGAATCCGTACCCCGAACCCTGGTCCTGCTCGGTGGTGGAGTCGCCACTAAAAAGAAACAGCACATTGTCGGGCGAGAAATCACCCAGCCCGCCCACCGAAACGATATTCAACGCATCCGCCACCATGACCGATTCGCTGCCCGTGCCCGTTGGTGTGTACGAGGTAGTACCACTACCGCCACTGGGTTTATACACCTGCGCCTGCACCAATCCTGCGCAGAGCAGTAAAAAAACGAGTATCTTCTTCATAGGTTGTTAGCGGGTTCCAATGATTAAAAATGTGTTGCCAGCGCCGGGATCATAGGTGATCGCTCCATGTTTGATGCCTGGAATAGCAGGAAACGTAAAGCCCGTTTGAGCCGCCAAGGGTTGTCCCATCAGGGTTCCGCTGGTGGTGCCGTTGTTGAATACACTCACGAAGTAGGCTCCGGCTGCTATTGTACCGGCGGTCGTGGCCGGCGTGTTAAAATCAGTACCAGTTGTGGTTGTGATCGTGACGTTACCGCCCCCACCGCCGCCCGACGCGGGAATAGCCGCTTCGTAGTTGGCCAGCGCGGTCGCCACCGTGGTGCCCCAGGCGCTGCCATCCGCCTTTTGAAAGTTGGCCACCTCGTAGGGAAACGAGTAGCCGCCGACGCGCACGTTGATGCTGCTGCCGGCTGCGGTCACGGCGATATCGCCCGGGGCGAACGTGCCACTGATAGAGGTGCCCCGCACGCCGACCTGATCGCCGACGCGGTAGAGTTTGATAATGTTCTGCCCGAAGCCGATGCTGGCCAGCAGGCACAAGAGGGGAATTAACAGGAGTCGTTTCATGGTATACAGGGGGATTAATTAAGACTATTGATCGGATCGGATGCGGTAAATTTTCCACTTTACGCCACCGATGGACGGGTATTGACCATCGCCATTCGGGTCTTTGTATTGGATCGAAAAGCCGAGCATGTGGGAGCCATCCCAACCTGAAACGTTTGTCATGTCAACCGTGTAGGTCTGACGGCCAGCGTTCGGATTGATACTAAAGTCTCGGCTACGCTCTACGCTAGGGTTGTCCGGATTCGACCAGACGATTTTCATCTGAGAAGCCCCGTTTACGAACTCCGCATCGATGTAGATTTTCTTAACGAACTCGCCATTGATCCACTGCTCAGGGCTTGACGCTTTCATGTCTTTTCCCTGTTGATCGCCCTGAAGGAGCGGTACAACTTCCAGATAATCGGTGATATTCTTCTCCAGCTGATCGCCCGCATGGTTGTAATACCAGCCCAGACGCGACCGCTGATTAAAGACATAATCGAACTTGCCCGTCCATCTTGGCTGCGCGTAACACCAGGCTTTAATCTCATCGACGGTTCCGTATTTGGCCGCAAAGTCCAGGTCGTAAATGGCGTCTTTATGATCGAGAATCAGGTGCGGAGCAGAACCCACATAGAACAACGCGAAGTCTTTATCGATGCCGGTATCGGCCCCTTTGCGGTCATTATCGTGCGCCCAGCGCCCCGAAAAAGGCATATAGAGACCCCATCCTTTGCCTATCCGGTTATCGATTGCCGCCATGCAGGGCTCAGTCGATCGGAACTGAGTAGCCCCCCCGTCATCTTCCGGCTGATTTCGGGAAATCCAGTTGCCGGTGTAGGGTTTACCCGTTGCGTACATGACCGTCGTAAAGTCCGGAACAAGCATAAAGCAAGGCGTTTCCTGCGTCCTAACGTCGGGAAACGAATTCGACCAGGCGTCGTCGCGGAACATCGTCCAGCGCATGTGCATTCGGAAAGCAGACGCGTCGTTTGGATCGTGCCTGAGCCACTTTTCCATGTACATCTTACCCAGAACCCGGCTCATGTCCCATTGATAGGGCTGCGCTTTGGTATAGAGCTTGCCCGTACTTTTGTGGAATGTCAGTAAGGGGGAAAAGTCTCCGTTTGAACCCTCGTTGCCACCTTCGATGGGATTCCATCCGATGCCGTGCGTCACCTGCCCCGCTTCTGTATACTCATCTCCGGCCCCTCGTGGCGTGGAGTAGGCTCCCATTTGGACCTGCCGGCCCGCATCTAAAATGCCATTACCCCAAATTGGACTATTAACCTGATTCTTGCCGTTGTACGCAGAGGAGACACTGAGGTAGTCCAGGAATCCGGCACCCGTCAAATTTAGTCCGATCCGAACACCGCCCGAAGTCGGTGGATCAAGATATACCCGGTTGTAAGCGCCGTTCGCTTCACCTGAGCCGCTACGTCCCGTCTCTGACAAGGCGACATACGTACTATTTAGCTCGTAGGCATTACCGTACCCTGCCGTCGTTGTGGCCGTATTACTACCAGGGTTTGTCGTGGTCTGCGAGGGCGGCTGGGTAACGGTCGTGCTGGTAGCATTGAACAAGGCCACGTCTCTCGCTCCGGAAACAGGCGTAAACGTTTTACTGAACGTCACCTGATCGGACTCTTTGCGGATGGTTATTTTCTTGGCGGAACCGTTCGGCAAATTGACGATCCAGCGCCGGGTATTACTGGTGGGCTCCGATCCGAAATAGAACGTCGTGTTGTTGATCGGTACGCCGTCCGGATTATTGATAGTAAAGCTGCTGCCGTCTGCGTTTTCAAAGCGCATTTTGACGTTATCCCCCGAATTCAGCGAAACCGTGGCGTTTACCGTCAGCGAGTTCGGACTGAACGAATACGTCGCCGACGCAAAGGCCGGGCCGGTAGCGGTCGTCGAGCACGTCGGCTCGACAATGGGCGCTTTGCCCGACGGGAGCGGACACCCGCCCGATTTGGTGACGCGGGCAATGGTGCCATTGGCCACGGCCGCTTTGAACTCGTTGTTCTTGCTAACGGTATACGGATACGTCGTCAGGTTGCGCTGGGCAATGACCCGGTACAACTCGACACTGGGCGCGTTGGGTTTGTAGATATAAAACTCGACGGGTACGACCGTTTGCGCGAGTCCACGCGGGGCTAAACCCGACAGCGTCAGGCACAATACGGACAGAAGTGTAAGAAGCTTTTTCATGGTTTAATTCGAAATAGCGGTGGGTATAGTTTCTGAGTTGGCGGCCGTAAACCGGTAGTCACCCGTCCAGGTGATGGTCGGCGAGGGGGTGATCAGTGGACTGGAGTAGCGAAAGCGCAGGTGCTGGGGCAGTATCGTTGTACCAGTCGGAACATTGGGAATTTGCCAGGCATCCACGTACGTCTTGCGGCCCGTAATGAAAAAATGCGTCGAGCCCGATTTCCAGCTTCCCGTATCGACCCACACGTCAACGCGGACCTGATCAGCGGGGTCGAGCATCGGCCAGGCGGCTACAATCTCGACGTTATTGCCGGTCTCCGAAATGCGGCCCCGGATGCAGGCTTCTTTCCACTTGTCGAAGTCCACGTCAATGCCCCGGTGCGGGCGCACCCAGTACCAGTTGCCCCAGTTGCGACCTTCAAACTGGCTAAACCGATGCAGGCCCTTGACGATGTATTCAAACTGGCCCAGATTGGTCTTATAGCCGCCCTGATTGACCGTTACCCCCGGAAACTGAATCGCTCCGTTATCGAACGTAGTGGGGCTACGCTGTAAATATTCCCCATGCCAGAGGAATTCGCTGTCGTGCAGCAGGGCGCGAAAGATGGTGCCACTCTCCAGCGCATCGCCGTCGACCGGGCGTGCATCGGTCTGCCCTGGTGCATTGGCTTCTTCGGTATTGGTCCGGTACCAGTCGCCCAGCATGACCCCCGTAAAGTCGGAACTCCGGTCATTTTTCCGCAGCGCGTAGGTTCGGTTGTTCATCCAGAACCGATTGGCCTCCTCGCCAGCTACATCTTCGTAGAGCCAGCTGGTATGATAATCGTACTCGTTCTGATTGAAGTAGTTAGGGTCGTTGCCATAGACGGTGAAGGTTTTACCGAAGGCAGTTGTCGTTGAATTGTCCGTCCGAAGAACCCGGCGACCATTGGCCAGCACGTACGACCCGTCCCCGTTTTTCTGGTAGATCGTCTGCATGCCACCGATCGTCGTCCGGTAGTAATGATCGCCAGCGGCAACGCCCCCCCCGTTCGCCCGCAGTGCAACGGCCATCGGGCTGTTCACATCCAGGGGAGCCGAGGTGTTCCCCGTGCCCCACCAAAAGTTGATGGCGTACTGAGGGTGTTCCGTGAACAGGTAGCCATCGATCGACTTTCCCTTATCGGCGTAGCCCTTGAAGCTGGGCGAGGTAACGGGTTTGGGCCCGTAGGTAAACACCTTGCTGGTGGTACAGACCTGCAAAATGCCCTGGTAGAGATAGCCGACAAACTTTTTCAGGGAGCCTTCTTTTTCCGGGTGATCCCAGTAGTGGGCGCTTTCCTCATCAATCGTCACCCATTTGGGGATTTTACCCCCGCAAATGCCATTCTTGATCAGATCGCCCATCCAGGTGCCCATCAGCCTGGCCGCATCCGG of Spirosoma agri contains these proteins:
- a CDS encoding SGNH/GDSL hydrolase family protein — its product is MKKILVFLLLCAGLVQAQVYKPSGGSGTTSYTPTGTGSESVMVADALNIVSVGGLGDFSPDNVLFLFSGDSTTEQDQGSGYGFDRLTELRKPGEVLERVVGTVSFGASGHRLDDWLTGAAATPPTIVTTNAGINQWDYYGHKPSGATSLATQLNWRAGKADKVCWVVCYGINDLILYAATGNLTQAQISDYIAQRLRTAITRIQKAYPKDKIILRTPNPMTARPFTAGQGFPSSTAYPNFGQDLPTDQALVEKWNQGLRNGYLAVRNDFSGVRLFDTWDRVFGQSTTTLTAGTQLPLLGDLVHPSGAGYSARASAFAEFLVPPSTLINQAKKYDAELKVTNLGGNVWDYYPGYFRGDVRYKKVADLKLVGIGSNYVDLGMSLTAFTAATGQKAIYVVINSKAAQYFSNYAASVSGANTRLTGVSPTGAMQATGGNTIEIYQDNTFSFIANDSYVDTQVKNSKEYYVGTIAGGGVGYIDFVFSSDSPRLSTKYLGGFKAGQLAVGGTTSAIVSLSTGNPTRSSTTSARYVRTTGMGSTDYSSYVGKPAALFFADDKPSPRAYEAVFTLRSVIPHAQNNRGFVHCPLTMADGATLSIFLTEPIAQSVTVDVYNKTYPTNTLIGTITIPANQGSATLTTGNPSTVGAGQIYEFVITSATSQATGVVGLAVTPN